The DNA region CGTTGCGATTGAACGCCGTGGACACCACCATCCCCACCACCTTCCCGTCCCGGTCCAGCACCGGCCCGCCGCTGTCCCCGGGGTCCATCACCGCGTCCGCCCGTAACTGGTGGCCCTCCGTCGGGTCGTTGACGATTTGCGACAGCACCCCAGCCTTCGCCGACGCCGACCCCACCGTCCCGTCCGCCTTCACCCCCTGCACCGAATACCCCAGCACCACCAGCGGCCTGCCAATGTCGTCCTGCGTTATATGCCCCAGCGACAGCGCCTTCTGCGACGTCGACAGGCTCACCGACTTCGCTTCGTACGACAGCAGCGCAATGTCCCGGGGCCGGTCCACCGCCACCACCCTGGCGCTCAACGGCGGCTTGCTGGCGCGGCGAATCGTCACCGTCGGCCACGACCCTACAACATGCGCCGCCGTCATAATGTACCCCTCCTCCAGCAGCCACCCGCTCCCGTGCCCAACCGGCGTCTCCACCATAAACGTGGACTCCCACGCCAGGTCGTACAGCGATTTCACGTCCGCCACCGCCTGGGGCGTGGCCGTGGGCTGGGGTGTCGCCGTCGGTTGCGGGGTAGGCGTGGGGTAGAGCGTGGGGGTGGGCTGCGGCGTCGCCGTCGGCTGGGGTGTCGGCCTGGGTATCCCCGCTATCGCCGCGTCGATGAGCGGCTGCGCCGTCGCCGCCGCGTTAGGTATCGATGGCGGTGTTGGCGTTGGCAATGGCGTTGGAAACGCCACCGGCGTCGACGTGGGCTGTGGCGTGGCGGTAGGCTGGGGCGTCGCCGTCGGTATCCCCGCAATGGCCGTCTGTATCTTCGCCTCCACCGTAGCCTGTATGGATGCCTCGTCCGGCCCGCAGGCCAAGGATAGCAGGCCCAGCGCCCACAAGCCGGCCAGAAGCCTCAAAACATTCATCTTTTTTGCCTTCATTAACAGACCAAACACTGTAGCAACAAAGCGGCAAGCCTTTCAACATAAGCCGCACACCCTCCCGCACCAAATCTTTGTGACACCGTGCCATGCCACATGTCCTGACCTCTAACGCCTAGTAGTTGAAGACGAAGGTTAATAAAAAGGACCTGTTCATGTCATTCTGAATCCGCCGCAGGCGGATCGAAGGGAATCTAATCGCCGTGACCGCTGCTATGAATCCCCTTCACCACCCATCGCCCCAGCCTGGTTTGCTTAAAACCGTCCGAAATAATACATTGTTGGAACTCTAGGACTCGCCTGCAAGGAGGCACCAACCATGGCCTTGCTCGACCGGATGGTCCGCGCCGCCAAAATGGACCCCAATCTCTACGAAGAAGTTGAAGCCGACAAGTCCGCCACCACCCAGGCCGCCCTGGTGGTAATCATCACCGCCATCGCCCTGGGCATCGGCGCCATCACCGACGTCGGCTGGGGCGGCCTCATCGCCGGCATCCTGGGCGGTCTCGTCGCCTGGGTCATCTGGGCCTGGCTCACCTACATCATCGGCGCCAAAATCTTCCCCGAGTCCACCACCGAGGCCAACTGGGGTCAGCTCGCCCGCACCATGGGCTTCGCCCACACTCCGCGAGTCTTCGGCATCCTGGGCATCATTCCCGTCGTCGGCATCATCGTCGGCATCATCGTCTTTTTCTGGGTATGGGCGTGCATGATAGTCGCCGTGCGGCAGGCCCTGGACTACAAAAGCTCCCTGCGGGCGGCCCTGGTCACCTTCCTGGGCTTCGCCGTGAACATCGCCCTCTTCATTATCCTGCGCGCGGTGTTTTAGCCCTGTGCCCCGCCGAGACAAAATCCCTTTGGCGCATCCCGCGCCGACTAAGCTATGATTAATCTATCCCAAAAGACCTTTGAGGCCTCTATCATTGCGTCATAACCTTCGATTATTGGCCGGCCTCGTCCTTCTTAGCCTTGGCCTCTACTACGGCGCCACCGGCCACGTCATTCGAGGCCTCATATGGGTTGCCCTGGGCCTCTCCTTTATCCTCATGGCCCAAATTCAGTCCATCCCCGTGGAAGTGCGGCCCCGGGGCTACGCCCAGATGGTCAAAAACCCCAAATACGTCGCCGCCATGCTCCTCGGCCTCGCCGCCTTCGTCCTCATCGTCTTCAGCATCATCAAAGACATCATCGACTAGCCAATCATACCTGTCATTCCGAGACGCAGTCGAAGAATCTGGCCTCGTTACAGCCTCGTCTCACATTCATTGACCACATTCCGCCATTATTCTTAACTTTCTCCCCCTTGATGGGGGAGAACAGAAGAGAGGGTGAAACCCTGGCACTACGTTCCGTCCGACAGGCTAGACCACACCTCTCCCCCCTCACCTCTCCCTCTCCTACCCCACCCTCACCCTTGTCCCCGTCTCCGACGCCTTCACCACCGCCTCCAGCATCCTGTACCGCCGCGCCGCGTCCTGGAAACTCGGGTACGTCGGCTTCTCCCCCTGAATCGCCTTCGACCATAGCCTGTACAACTGCGCCACGTTCAACGGCGCGCCGGCGGGAACGCTCTTTGGCGCCCACTGGTACTTGTCCGGTATCGGCATCGGCGACGGCGCCTTGTATCCCTTCGACCCTGCCACCGTCACCGTCCCCCGGTGCAATGACTCCGGCGACGTCGACACCAGCATCCCTTCGGTCCCATACACCTCCAGCCGCCCGCCGCTGACGAATCCAGGCACCGAGCTGCAAACATAAACCGACGCCGCGGCCCCGCTCTCCAAAATCCCCTGAACCATCACGTGGTCCGGCGCCGTGACCTTCACCATCTCCTTGGTGTCCGACCGTTGCAGCGGGCTGTGCTGCACTGTAACGTACGACGACAGTTCCCGAAACTCGCCCAGTATGAACGCCAGCGTATCCAGCGTGTGCCCCGCCGCAATAGTCAGCGACGTGGCCCCCTTGTCCTTCTCCAGCCCCCAGACCGTGTCCTTGTCCGGCACCACTTCCGGCGTTATGCGATAGATAAAGGCGCTCAGCACCTTCCCCACAAAGCCTTCCCTGACCAGGTCTCGAACGTACAAATTCGCCGGTCCGACGCGCCCCTGCAAGCCCACCACCGCCGGCAGCCCGCTCTTCGCCGCCGCCGCCGCGATCTCCTCCGTCTCGGTGATGTTCCTCCCCAGGGGCCACTCGGTGAATACCGGCTTCTTGGCCCGCAACGCCGCCAGCGTAATCTCTCGATGCATCGGCGTCCTCACCGATACCGCCACCGCATCCACCTCCGGGCTCGCCGCCATCGCATGATAATCGTGGAAAGCCAGCCGCGCGCCATAGGCCTTGGCCGACTCCGCCACCGTCTCCGGCCTCGACGTGCATACCGCCGCCAGCTCAAATTCCGGTAGGTGCGGTATCGCCGGCATATGGGCGTTCT from SAR202 cluster bacterium includes:
- a CDS encoding trypsin-like peptidase domain-containing protein, which encodes MKAKKMNVLRLLAGLWALGLLSLACGPDEASIQATVEAKIQTAIAGIPTATPQPTATPQPTSTPVAFPTPLPTPTPPSIPNAAATAQPLIDAAIAGIPRPTPQPTATPQPTPTLYPTPTPQPTATPQPTATPQAVADVKSLYDLAWESTFMVETPVGHGSGWLLEEGYIMTAAHVVGSWPTVTIRRASKPPLSARVVAVDRPRDIALLSYEAKSVSLSTSQKALSLGHITQDDIGRPLVVLGYSVQGVKADGTVGSASAKAGVLSQIVNDPTEGHQLRADAVMDPGDSGGPVLDRDGKVVGMVVSTAFNRNDSKPVLGAFYAVHVAEIKDALPGLRAGVSR
- a CDS encoding Gfo/Idh/MocA family oxidoreductase — encoded protein: MVTNNNRIRLGVVGASVKRGWAKNAHMPAIPHLPEFELAAVCTSRPETVAESAKAYGARLAFHDYHAMAASPEVDAVAVSVRTPMHREITLAALRAKKPVFTEWPLGRNITETEEIAAAAAKSGLPAVVGLQGRVGPANLYVRDLVREGFVGKVLSAFIYRITPEVVPDKDTVWGLEKDKGATSLTIAAGHTLDTLAFILGEFRELSSYVTVQHSPLQRSDTKEMVKVTAPDHVMVQGILESGAAASVYVCSSVPGFVSGGRLEVYGTEGMLVSTSPESLHRGTVTVAGSKGYKAPSPMPIPDKYQWAPKSVPAGAPLNVAQLYRLWSKAIQGEKPTYPSFQDAARRYRMLEAVVKASETGTRVRVG